A portion of the Pedobacter cryoconitis genome contains these proteins:
- a CDS encoding L-rhamnose mutarotase, whose translation MKKYTLALDLIDEADLIHQYEDYHINSWPEINKSIIDAGIHLMEIYRSGNRLFMIMETSDEFSFEGKRLLDAQNPKVLAWESLMWKFQQPLPWAKEGEKWVLMKKIFELDNSNTETDDAKNQSDL comes from the coding sequence GTGAAAAAATATACCCTGGCACTGGATTTAATAGATGAGGCAGATCTCATCCATCAATACGAAGACTACCATATCAATAGCTGGCCGGAGATCAACAAAAGCATAATCGATGCTGGAATCCATCTGATGGAAATTTACCGTAGCGGTAATCGTTTATTTATGATCATGGAGACCAGCGATGAATTTTCTTTTGAAGGTAAACGCCTGCTCGATGCGCAAAATCCTAAAGTCTTAGCGTGGGAATCTTTAATGTGGAAGTTTCAACAACCTCTTCCATGGGCTAAAGAAGGTGAAAAGTGGGTCTTGATGAAAAAAATATTTGAACTGGATAATTCCAATACTGAAACGGATGATGCCAAAAACCAGTCTGACTTATGA
- a CDS encoding alpha-L-fucosidase yields MKRRTLLRFLAAGLPGLYLAHAANAAMLRGISSALSPELPNGFFEPDWNSLSNYKTPDWFRDAKFGMWAHWGPQCQPEAGDWYARNMYMEGSSQYKFHLKKYGHPSKFGFKDVINTWKAEKWDPQGIVDLYHKTGAKYFMALANHHDNFDLYDSSFQKNWNSTKIGPKKDIVKGWSDAARKRGMHFGVSVHAAHTWSWWETARRSDKSGAYAGIPYDGKVNENQGKGEWWDGLDPQELYAQNHPLSENSSDNGMIHKQWDWGNGVSLPDKKYIEKFYKRTIELIDKYGPDMVYFDDSQLPLWPIDDAGLKIAAHFYNKSIKEKGRLDAVITGKILDPDQRKAMVWDIERGQSNGIEPLPWQTDTCIGDWHYNKEVYDNKRYKTARSVIHTLIDVVSKNGNLMLNIPLKGDGTMDDIELGIVEEIGKWMRENGESIYSTRPWKIFGEGPAQAAAAALSAQGFNEGKGKPFNMEDVRFVTKGDLLFATIMSDVKQPSILIKSLSTGNPYYPKRINRVELVATKMPLKFTQDEQGLKVFFADVGSLPSFAVPLKISSL; encoded by the coding sequence ATGAAAAGACGAACATTGCTGCGCTTTTTGGCTGCCGGACTCCCGGGATTATATTTAGCTCATGCTGCAAATGCCGCTATGCTCCGCGGAATTTCAAGTGCGCTATCTCCAGAACTACCTAACGGGTTTTTTGAGCCTGATTGGAACTCCTTAAGCAATTATAAAACTCCCGACTGGTTTAGAGATGCAAAATTTGGCATGTGGGCGCATTGGGGTCCGCAGTGTCAGCCCGAAGCAGGGGATTGGTATGCAAGAAATATGTACATGGAAGGTTCCTCTCAGTATAAGTTTCACCTGAAAAAATATGGACACCCATCAAAATTTGGTTTTAAGGATGTAATAAATACCTGGAAGGCCGAAAAATGGGATCCCCAAGGTATCGTTGACCTTTATCATAAAACAGGAGCAAAATATTTTATGGCCTTAGCCAATCACCATGATAATTTTGATTTGTACGACAGCTCTTTTCAAAAAAATTGGAATTCGACCAAAATTGGCCCTAAAAAGGATATTGTTAAAGGTTGGTCGGATGCCGCCAGGAAAAGAGGCATGCACTTTGGCGTTAGCGTACATGCTGCTCACACCTGGAGTTGGTGGGAGACGGCCCGGCGTTCAGATAAATCTGGTGCTTATGCTGGCATTCCCTACGATGGTAAGGTCAATGAGAATCAAGGAAAGGGGGAATGGTGGGATGGATTAGATCCTCAGGAACTTTATGCCCAAAATCATCCTTTGAGTGAAAATAGCTCGGACAATGGAATGATCCACAAGCAATGGGACTGGGGCAATGGCGTAAGTCTCCCGGATAAAAAATATATTGAAAAGTTTTATAAACGAACCATCGAGCTCATCGATAAGTATGGCCCGGATATGGTTTATTTTGATGATTCTCAGCTTCCTTTATGGCCCATAGATGATGCAGGTCTTAAAATCGCAGCCCATTTTTACAATAAAAGTATAAAAGAGAAGGGACGTTTGGACGCTGTAATAACCGGGAAAATTTTAGATCCGGACCAGCGTAAAGCCATGGTATGGGACATTGAAAGAGGACAAAGTAATGGTATTGAGCCACTTCCCTGGCAGACAGATACCTGTATCGGGGACTGGCATTACAACAAAGAGGTTTATGATAATAAACGCTATAAAACCGCCAGGTCTGTGATTCACACGCTTATTGACGTGGTGAGTAAGAACGGTAACCTGATGTTGAATATCCCGCTTAAAGGTGATGGGACAATGGATGACATTGAACTGGGTATCGTTGAGGAAATTGGCAAATGGATGCGTGAGAATGGAGAGAGTATTTATAGTACGCGCCCATGGAAAATTTTTGGTGAAGGTCCGGCGCAGGCTGCTGCTGCAGCATTAAGCGCCCAAGGTTTTAACGAGGGGAAGGGCAAGCCTTTTAATATGGAAGATGTCCGTTTTGTAACTAAAGGGGATCTATTGTTTGCAACGATCATGTCGGATGTAAAGCAGCCATCTATATTAATAAAAAGTCTTTCAACTGGCAATCCTTATTATCCAAAACGAATTAACCGTGTTGAACTTGTGGCCACTAAGATGCCTTTGAAATTCACTCAGGATGAGCAGGGACTGAAAGTTTTCTTTGCTGATGTCGGTTCGCTCCCTTCCTTTGCTGTTCCGTTAAAAATTAGTTCACTTTAG
- a CDS encoding winged helix-turn-helix transcriptional regulator, producing MSEIKQSSTNFLNKLALSDECPEAYASNIIGGQWTLVICSWLLSGKLRFGELKKKLPGITERMLALQLRKLEENKIISRTVYADVPPCVEYELTEIGYALKSVIMELEVWGTSHKKLIGE from the coding sequence ATGAGCGAGATCAAGCAATCATCAACCAACTTTTTAAATAAGCTTGCGCTGAGCGATGAATGTCCGGAAGCTTATGCCTCAAATATCATCGGCGGACAATGGACATTGGTTATATGTTCGTGGTTATTAAGTGGTAAACTTAGATTTGGAGAACTAAAGAAGAAATTACCTGGAATTACTGAAAGGATGCTGGCCCTGCAACTGCGGAAGCTCGAAGAGAATAAAATAATCAGCCGGACTGTTTATGCAGATGTACCGCCATGTGTAGAATATGAGCTGACAGAAATTGGATACGCATTGAAGTCAGTTATCATGGAATTAGAAGTTTGGGGCACAAGCCATAAAAAATTGATCGGTGAGTGA
- a CDS encoding nuclear transport factor 2 family protein, translating to MKKLTLTISILLSFSIEIIAKPVSYLPDQITFQPVINPQKMRNWDDEIRTIELYSSNAGKLIDNGERLAIKLYGSTPDSSITEPVHIQKQTKMKNATILHKANEFVKKGNYESFLVYCTQDTKWFFVGERILEGRDKVREYMKEFYLEPPVFTVEKTIEDGNYVTVTGEITLKAANGTYNHYDYCDIWRFENGKIAELKAFVIEKKS from the coding sequence GTGAAAAAACTAACATTAACAATATCAATCTTACTGTCATTCAGTATTGAAATCATCGCAAAACCGGTAAGTTACCTTCCTGATCAAATTACATTTCAGCCTGTTATAAATCCTCAAAAGATGAGGAACTGGGATGACGAAATACGAACCATTGAGCTTTATAGTTCCAATGCCGGGAAGCTAATTGATAACGGAGAGCGTTTAGCCATAAAATTATATGGAAGCACGCCAGATTCAAGCATTACTGAACCGGTTCACATTCAAAAACAAACAAAAATGAAAAACGCAACGATATTACACAAAGCCAACGAATTCGTTAAAAAGGGAAACTATGAAAGTTTTCTAGTCTATTGTACACAGGATACCAAATGGTTTTTTGTAGGCGAACGTATTCTTGAAGGTAGAGATAAAGTACGGGAGTATATGAAAGAATTCTATTTGGAACCGCCCGTATTTACCGTCGAAAAGACTATTGAGGATGGTAACTATGTAACGGTGACAGGTGAAATCACCTTGAAGGCTGCAAATGGAACCTATAACCACTATGATTATTGCGACATCTGGCGCTTCGAAAATGGAAAAATTGCAGAATTGAAAGCTTTTGTCATTGAAAAAAAATCTTAA
- a CDS encoding winged helix-turn-helix transcriptional regulator: MDGIIKGQREKNENYFKLQQSLLLKSSLDESCILNQSLTLIANKWTLLILMALMQGSKRSSELLRQIKGISPKMLNQTLKILINYGMVVRTVFPEVPPRVEYTLTEFGISTADPLMALLNWSVSWEPQLTKLYKQTF; this comes from the coding sequence ATGGACGGAATAATCAAAGGACAGCGAGAAAAAAATGAAAATTATTTTAAGTTACAGCAATCCCTGCTGTTGAAATCCAGTTTGGATGAAAGTTGTATCTTAAATCAGTCATTAACGCTCATTGCTAATAAGTGGACATTACTAATCTTGATGGCATTAATGCAGGGCAGTAAACGTAGTAGCGAATTACTGCGGCAAATTAAGGGCATATCGCCAAAAATGCTCAATCAAACTTTAAAGATTTTAATAAATTACGGCATGGTCGTCCGAACAGTATTTCCAGAAGTTCCACCAAGAGTAGAATACACATTGACAGAATTTGGCATCAGTACCGCAGATCCATTAATGGCCCTGTTAAACTGGTCTGTTTCATGGGAGCCCCAACTAACAAAGCTGTATAAACAAACTTTTTAA
- a CDS encoding nuclear transport factor 2 family protein, which translates to MKLENTTDQQILLNLLNAFNKGTEAVLSLFAPMATVEYPYARSLGSAYQLTMDDYRKHLDNILGDMPDIIFTGLTVYPLNEPDSYWAEFHGETTVPATGALYQQDYVVNFRLENGKFIYYKEYWNVLPVLKTLMGKEQAQQIIDKPIIY; encoded by the coding sequence ATGAAACTTGAAAATACAACTGATCAACAGATTTTACTGAATTTATTAAATGCTTTTAACAAGGGCACGGAAGCTGTTTTATCGCTTTTTGCTCCAATGGCAACTGTAGAATATCCTTATGCGAGATCATTAGGATCAGCTTACCAACTGACGATGGATGACTACAGAAAACATCTGGATAATATCCTTGGAGATATGCCGGATATTATATTCACAGGATTAACTGTTTATCCATTAAATGAGCCAGATTCCTACTGGGCGGAATTCCATGGCGAAACGACAGTTCCTGCAACAGGCGCATTGTATCAACAAGATTATGTTGTCAATTTTAGATTAGAAAATGGAAAGTTCATTTACTATAAGGAATATTGGAATGTGCTCCCTGTCTTAAAGACTTTGATGGGAAAAGAGCAAGCCCAGCAGATAATTGATAAACCTATTATATACTAA
- a CDS encoding NAD(P)H-binding protein, whose translation MKKIAIAAATGNIGSSVAKQIASHGATPLLLGQNLKRLDNLNIHGGSSVMADISNTEQVIAATEGAEALFWLVPPVLTGPSLNEWYQKVTNAGIAAVNQNKIKRVVLVSSMGASSSPNLGTVSYCGDMEIAFDKLDANVLALRPGYFMENFIQQAKGISEKGTFTFPFDSEHDIPFISTDDIAEVATRYLLDETWAGHWKLNLMGPENITLAQAASRFSARLGKSVKYVQQSGEEVKAQLSSWGLSKTVQHELMDLFFALGDPNGAYATPRTIEAATATTFEQFLERKLLPLL comes from the coding sequence ATGAAGAAAATAGCAATTGCGGCTGCTACAGGTAATATCGGAAGCAGTGTGGCCAAACAAATAGCCTCGCATGGAGCAACACCTTTGTTGCTAGGTCAAAACCTTAAAAGATTAGATAATTTGAACATTCATGGGGGATCTTCAGTAATGGCAGACATCAGCAATACAGAACAGGTGATTGCGGCAACCGAAGGAGCGGAAGCTTTGTTCTGGCTTGTTCCGCCAGTACTTACCGGACCTAGTTTAAATGAATGGTATCAAAAGGTCACTAATGCAGGTATTGCTGCCGTTAATCAAAACAAAATTAAAAGAGTTGTTCTTGTTTCTTCAATGGGAGCAAGTAGTTCACCAAATCTGGGAACTGTAAGCTATTGTGGGGACATGGAAATCGCTTTTGACAAGCTGGACGCTAACGTGTTGGCTTTAAGACCAGGTTATTTCATGGAAAATTTCATACAACAGGCAAAAGGTATCAGTGAGAAAGGAACTTTTACTTTTCCTTTTGACAGCGAACATGATATTCCTTTTATCAGTACAGATGACATTGCTGAAGTGGCAACGCGCTATCTGCTTGATGAAACCTGGGCAGGACATTGGAAACTAAACCTCATGGGCCCTGAAAATATAACCTTAGCGCAAGCAGCGTCCCGCTTTTCTGCCCGGCTAGGTAAGTCAGTTAAGTATGTACAGCAATCTGGTGAAGAGGTAAAAGCGCAGCTGAGTAGCTGGGGATTGTCTAAGACCGTACAGCATGAATTGATGGATTTATTTTTTGCCTTGGGTGATCCAAATGGGGCGTATGCCACACCTCGCACCATAGAGGCAGCTACAGCTACAACTTTCGAGCAGTTTTTAGAACGGAAGTTGCTACCTTTGCTTTAA
- a CDS encoding ribonuclease E inhibitor RraB, with amino-acid sequence MNQYATKEGNEENIIEQKQMNSQTLSVLIAKGYKEFEDAELDFYFYSDDSLKLEKLAENLSLKGYEIGFVEESSSENEFVLDGTSTV; translated from the coding sequence ATGAATCAATATGCCACAAAAGAAGGTAACGAAGAGAATATCATTGAACAAAAGCAGATGAATAGTCAAACCCTCTCTGTCTTAATCGCTAAGGGATATAAGGAGTTTGAAGATGCTGAACTTGACTTTTATTTCTATTCTGATGATTCCTTAAAGTTGGAAAAATTGGCGGAGAACCTGAGTTTGAAAGGATACGAAATTGGTTTTGTTGAAGAGTCATCCTCAGAAAACGAGTTTGTATTGGATGGAACCTCTACGGTGTAG
- a CDS encoding DUF6531 domain-containing protein, whose amino-acid sequence MAFKIVNNPIVPAVSEDPKPAAKHFDIVLGLDFHVLKVPWPITPCPITPFAALVFDPMDYIHFTVPAMPVYTDDGFTIARDVPLGGTVLINDCYRGAAQSALWGMPSVPPLMGKLKGLGKAVKALNLLHSVIPHPLFLLPKFFHPHEGQLSHGSNTVITQGMYQSTFLCRAYSCQDVGKILLNNPTGGFYLNFLTAVMVVLPLGKPVIVGGPKVEQELKLADLINSLMLMGLMHGLKFAVKMLGKLLTKLMAKIEAKFPGFKKFRSAVQPFVCKYLGEPVDAASGHMASYLEGFTLPGPIPFVWEANYYSDSSYDGPLGKNIYHSYDITLMVDDEDAMVIMNDTAGRPVVFPGLQPGTSFYNPMEKYELHRDEKGEYFVSHKDGLYYYFNGPLQGSNGHGNLRSIVNRNGFAILFYYNAIGNLIGILDSAGRSIQVENNDKGQITALYIPHPELGNTGISVAALRYLYNEEGGMTVLENAEGFQDRFAWEERKIIARKFKDGTVFNFRYDIEGRCTAALGPQGLFSYTFEYQEGLTIATNSLGFSKKYFHHNGIVTQIQNSLGDSRFFQYDESNNLISESNELGIRRTYEYDDRGNLNQTNLPAKGEIRMYYNKLDKPVEILLQNGGKWQYKYDEVGRLITRINPEGGETQYGYRVDGLLHSIKNNDGIETLLSYDSYYNLKQVSLQGNLKIEYYYDQLGRCTEITTSEGTQRRKYNLLGKIIELVDLNGQVHELDYDSMGNLIEANNKHKSVRFNYDFFGNVIKRREGESEVNFEYNTENQLLSFVNELNEKYQFELDSEGNVIKEVGFDGITRHYLRDQIGQVLRLFRPNGDENGYEYNSAGQLTTIYYSRDGSVENYQYDVMGKLIKASNGNSEVSIQRDIMGRILKETSNDNWVTSVYNEGGRRTHISSNLGADIISGYDSESGCINEVSANGWLSRMEYNSLGLELHRKSNGDVVQKNEYNNIGQLKRQEISTNNGRTKHQRTYDWNFDRLAKIQDSGTGEKQFLYDVCGNLSEVIYGDGTMEFRVPDVVGNVYERPGGKDRKYGIGGKLMASENARYSYDMEGNLIEKNERNGDLWVYSWNSAGMLETVLRPDGDEVRFQYDALGRRIYKQYRKTITNYIWDGNKPLHEWKEFSTKDSNPDDIITWVFEAHNFAPMAKIKGDKKYSIITDHLGTPIQGYNENGLLIWERELDTYGKPKMQHGESGFCPYLYQGQSLDIETGLCYNRFRYYSPEEGGYISQDPIRLQGGGKLYSYVSDTNIYFDVFGLVAPNNLGLGGKVHGGQSHDDFINNQIQDLSNDPLVDPLSIRKNQQQVDLVGNNVGKNRPDLQYDRDGVHHNVEIDTSDSGSFGHQSTIPANDPNAKNTFWLIDDQGNIREDRNGTGSCSKI is encoded by the coding sequence ATGGCATTCAAGATTGTAAATAATCCCATCGTACCGGCAGTATCCGAAGATCCAAAACCTGCAGCAAAGCATTTTGACATCGTGCTGGGCCTTGACTTTCATGTGCTTAAAGTACCATGGCCAATCACACCTTGCCCGATTACTCCTTTTGCAGCATTGGTTTTTGATCCAATGGATTATATTCATTTTACGGTTCCGGCAATGCCGGTATATACAGATGATGGATTTACGATTGCCAGGGATGTGCCTTTGGGCGGTACGGTACTGATCAATGATTGCTACCGGGGTGCTGCACAAAGTGCTTTATGGGGAATGCCATCGGTACCTCCATTGATGGGGAAACTGAAAGGTTTAGGAAAGGCAGTGAAAGCGTTGAATCTTTTGCATTCTGTGATTCCTCACCCTTTGTTCCTGTTGCCAAAGTTTTTTCACCCACATGAAGGGCAGCTTTCGCATGGGAGCAATACGGTAATTACCCAGGGAATGTACCAGAGTACTTTTCTATGCAGGGCCTATTCTTGTCAGGATGTAGGAAAGATCTTATTGAATAATCCTACAGGAGGATTTTACCTGAATTTCTTAACGGCAGTGATGGTGGTGTTGCCATTGGGTAAACCGGTGATTGTGGGCGGACCGAAAGTAGAACAGGAATTAAAACTGGCCGATCTGATCAATAGTCTGATGTTGATGGGACTGATGCATGGGTTAAAGTTTGCGGTTAAAATGCTAGGTAAACTGCTGACGAAATTGATGGCCAAAATAGAAGCAAAGTTTCCGGGTTTTAAGAAGTTCAGGTCTGCGGTGCAACCATTTGTCTGTAAATACCTTGGTGAGCCGGTAGACGCTGCAAGTGGACACATGGCGAGTTATTTAGAGGGATTTACTTTACCAGGGCCAATTCCTTTTGTCTGGGAAGCTAATTATTACAGTGATAGCAGTTACGACGGACCACTGGGTAAGAATATTTACCATAGTTACGACATCACACTAATGGTAGATGATGAAGATGCTATGGTGATCATGAACGACACTGCAGGAAGGCCGGTTGTGTTTCCTGGGCTTCAGCCAGGGACGAGTTTTTATAATCCAATGGAGAAATATGAACTGCACAGGGATGAGAAGGGGGAGTATTTTGTAAGTCATAAGGATGGGTTATATTATTACTTTAATGGACCATTACAGGGAAGCAATGGACATGGTAATCTAAGGAGCATTGTGAACCGTAATGGTTTTGCGATTCTTTTCTATTATAATGCAATCGGCAACTTAATAGGTATTTTGGATAGTGCAGGGCGGTCAATACAAGTTGAAAACAATGATAAGGGGCAGATTACAGCTTTATATATACCTCACCCCGAACTTGGAAATACTGGGATTAGTGTTGCTGCACTCCGTTACTTATATAATGAAGAGGGGGGGATGACGGTGCTTGAAAATGCAGAAGGTTTTCAGGATCGTTTTGCCTGGGAAGAACGAAAAATCATTGCGCGTAAATTCAAGGATGGTACTGTTTTTAACTTTAGATACGATATAGAAGGAAGGTGTACTGCTGCGCTTGGTCCTCAGGGATTGTTTAGTTATACTTTCGAATACCAGGAAGGATTAACCATTGCAACTAACAGTTTGGGATTCAGTAAGAAATATTTTCATCATAATGGCATTGTTACTCAGATTCAAAATAGTTTGGGTGATAGCAGGTTCTTTCAATATGATGAGTCTAATAATCTTATTTCAGAAAGTAATGAATTAGGGATTCGTCGAACGTATGAATACGATGATCGTGGTAATCTCAATCAGACCAATCTTCCTGCTAAAGGAGAGATTCGCATGTATTATAATAAACTCGATAAACCGGTTGAAATTCTATTGCAAAATGGAGGAAAATGGCAATACAAATATGATGAAGTTGGGCGGTTGATAACGCGCATTAATCCAGAGGGAGGGGAAACTCAATATGGTTATCGGGTCGATGGATTACTTCATAGTATAAAAAATAATGATGGGATAGAAACCTTATTAAGCTATGACAGCTACTATAATTTAAAACAGGTCTCTTTGCAGGGCAATTTGAAAATTGAATATTACTATGATCAATTAGGTCGTTGCACCGAAATTACAACATCAGAAGGTACGCAACGGAGAAAGTACAATCTGTTAGGTAAAATAATAGAACTAGTTGATTTAAATGGTCAGGTACACGAACTTGATTACGATAGTATGGGGAATCTGATAGAAGCTAACAATAAACACAAGAGCGTAAGATTCAATTACGATTTTTTTGGCAATGTGATTAAGCGTAGAGAAGGTGAAAGCGAAGTGAATTTTGAGTATAACACTGAGAACCAATTGCTCAGTTTTGTAAACGAGCTCAATGAAAAGTATCAATTTGAACTTGATAGTGAAGGGAATGTTATCAAAGAAGTCGGTTTTGATGGTATTACTCGACATTATTTACGAGATCAAATTGGACAAGTATTGCGTTTATTCCGTCCCAATGGGGACGAGAACGGTTACGAGTATAACTCAGCGGGGCAACTTACCACTATATATTATTCAAGAGATGGAAGTGTAGAAAATTACCAATATGATGTGATGGGAAAACTTATTAAGGCATCTAATGGAAATTCGGAAGTTTCGATTCAACGTGACATTATGGGGCGTATATTGAAGGAGACGAGTAATGATAACTGGGTTACTAGTGTCTATAATGAAGGGGGGCGACGTACTCATATATCTAGCAATTTAGGTGCTGATATTATATCTGGCTATGATAGCGAGTCGGGGTGTATAAATGAGGTCAGTGCAAATGGCTGGCTATCTCGTATGGAATACAACTCTTTAGGGCTGGAGTTACACCGTAAGAGTAACGGTGATGTTGTACAAAAAAATGAATATAACAACATTGGACAACTCAAGCGTCAGGAAATATCAACTAATAATGGTAGGACTAAACACCAACGGACTTATGATTGGAATTTTGATCGTTTAGCTAAGATACAAGATAGTGGTACAGGTGAAAAACAATTCCTTTATGATGTATGTGGAAATCTCTCAGAAGTGATTTACGGAGACGGTACGATGGAGTTTAGGGTCCCTGATGTTGTGGGCAATGTTTACGAACGCCCAGGTGGTAAAGATCGCAAGTATGGCATTGGTGGCAAGTTGATGGCAAGTGAAAATGCGCGTTATAGCTATGATATGGAGGGAAATCTCATTGAAAAGAACGAGCGTAATGGTGATCTTTGGGTGTATTCATGGAATTCTGCAGGTATGTTGGAAACTGTACTTCGACCTGATGGTGATGAAGTACGCTTTCAATATGATGCTCTTGGACGTAGAATATACAAGCAGTATCGAAAAACTATTACTAATTATATTTGGGACGGGAATAAACCTTTACATGAATGGAAGGAATTTAGTACGAAGGATAGCAATCCAGATGACATTATCACCTGGGTATTTGAAGCTCATAATTTTGCCCCCATGGCGAAAATAAAAGGTGATAAGAAATATAGTATTATAACTGATCATTTAGGCACGCCGATACAAGGTTATAACGAAAATGGATTATTAATCTGGGAACGCGAACTGGACACTTACGGGAAACCTAAAATGCAACATGGAGAATCTGGGTTTTGTCCTTATCTTTATCAAGGACAGAGTTTGGATATAGAGACCGGTTTGTGTTATAATAGATTTAGATATTATAGTCCGGAAGAGGGGGGATATATTAGTCAGGATCCTATAAGGTTACAGGGTGGAGGTAAGCTTTATAGTTATGTTAGTGACACAAATATCTACTTTGATGTTTTTGGGCTTGTAGCACCAAATAATTTAGGGTTAGGTGGGAAAGTTCATGGCGGACAATCACATGATGATTTCATTAATAATCAAATACAAGATTTGTCTAATGATCCACTGGTAGATCCTCTGTCTATAAGGAAAAATCAACAACAAGTCGATTTAGTTGGAAATAACGTGGGGAAAAATAGACCGGATTTACAATATGATAGGGACGGTGTTCATCATAATGTTGAAATAGATACTTCCGATTCTGGTAGTTTTGGACATCAAAGTACAATTCCGGCCAATGATCCAAATGCTAAAAATACTTTTTGGCTGATTGATGATCAGGGCAATATAAGGGAAGATAGAAATGGAACAGGCAGTTGTTCGAAAATTTAA